A genomic segment from Peptococcus niger encodes:
- a CDS encoding amino acid permease, with product MSQPHPGEKGSVHTQVKRRLKTRHLSMIAIGGCIGSGLFMTSGQAVHAAGPGGALLAYACIGIMVYFLMTSLGEMATYLPISGSFSAYASRFVHPSIGFALGWNYWLNWVITVAADVSLSALIFSYWEPLRVLPPMAWSAIFLAMIVGLNMLSVRAYGESEYWFSLIKVITVVLFIIVGLLTILGIFGGDYIGLQNWHVGDAPFVGSTTHWSSKFLAALGVFLIAGYSFQGTELIGIAAGESEDPEKSIPRAVNQVFWRILIFYIFSIAIIGLIIPYTSPDLLGAQEVAEIAKSPFTIVFEKVGLAMAASVMNAVILTSILSAGNSGFYASTRMLHAMAIDGMAPKAFAKVNKAGTPRNALYLTLVMVVVVFLMQLGSPHAYEYIIAASGLTGFIAWLGIALSHYRFRKAYIAQGKNLDDLVYRAKLFPFGPIFALVLCTIVIIGQDTALLEGEINLRQLATTYLGIPVFIAVFLYHKIKYNPKMIPLKEVDLNQDHKMEEK from the coding sequence ATGTCACAACCACATCCCGGCGAAAAGGGCTCCGTTCATACGCAAGTCAAGCGCCGGCTGAAAACGCGCCATTTATCCATGATCGCCATCGGCGGCTGTATCGGCAGCGGGCTTTTTATGACCAGCGGTCAGGCTGTCCATGCCGCCGGGCCGGGCGGTGCCCTCTTGGCCTATGCCTGCATCGGCATCATGGTTTATTTTTTGATGACCTCTTTAGGGGAAATGGCCACTTATTTACCCATTAGCGGCTCTTTCAGCGCCTATGCCAGCCGCTTCGTCCACCCGTCAATCGGTTTTGCCCTGGGCTGGAACTACTGGCTGAACTGGGTCATTACCGTGGCGGCGGACGTGAGCTTATCGGCCTTGATTTTCAGTTATTGGGAGCCCTTACGGGTCTTGCCGCCGATGGCCTGGAGCGCGATTTTCTTAGCGATGATCGTTGGCCTGAACATGCTATCCGTCCGTGCCTACGGTGAATCTGAGTACTGGTTTTCTCTCATCAAGGTCATCACCGTCGTCCTCTTTATCATCGTCGGCCTATTGACCATTTTAGGGATCTTCGGCGGAGACTACATCGGCCTGCAAAATTGGCACGTCGGTGACGCCCCCTTTGTCGGCTCCACCACCCACTGGTCCAGCAAATTCCTGGCGGCTTTAGGGGTCTTCCTGATTGCCGGTTATTCTTTCCAGGGGACGGAGCTCATCGGGATTGCCGCCGGTGAGTCGGAAGATCCGGAAAAAAGCATTCCTCGTGCAGTCAACCAGGTCTTTTGGCGGATTTTAATTTTCTACATTTTCTCAATCGCCATCATCGGTTTGATTATTCCTTACACCAGCCCGGACCTGCTTGGTGCCCAGGAAGTGGCTGAAATTGCCAAATCACCCTTTACCATTGTCTTTGAAAAAGTCGGCCTGGCCATGGCCGCCAGCGTGATGAACGCGGTCATCCTCACTTCTATTTTATCCGCCGGCAACTCGGGCTTTTACGCATCAACGCGGATGCTGCACGCCATGGCTATAGACGGCATGGCCCCGAAGGCCTTTGCCAAAGTGAATAAGGCGGGCACCCCGCGCAATGCCTTGTATTTAACCCTGGTCATGGTGGTGGTGGTCTTTTTGATGCAGCTCGGCTCCCCCCATGCTTACGAATACATTATTGCCGCCAGCGGCTTGACCGGTTTCATTGCTTGGTTGGGCATCGCTTTAAGCCACTACCGTTTCCGCAAGGCCTATATCGCCCAAGGCAAAAATTTGGACGACTTGGTCTATCGCGCAAAGCTCTTCCCCTTTGGCCCCATCTTTGCCCTGGTGCTCTGCACCATCGTCATCATCGGTCAGGATACGGCCCTCCTTGAAGGGGAGATCAACTTACGCCAGTTGGCCACCACCTACCTGGGCATTCCGGTCTTTATCGCCGTTTTCCTCTACCATAAAATTAAGTACAATCCAAAGATGATCCCGCTTAAAGAAGTCGATTTAAACCAAGACCACAAAATGGAAGAAAAATAA
- a CDS encoding sulfurtransferase encodes MNWFITAEDLRKLEPAPLIFDLRFRLADLAYHDQVYAEGHIPGAFLVDFERDLSDPEGDFGGDHPFLQPEAFANLLEKYGARDDSLLVLYDEPSLMSAARFIYQAKFSGLACPIRILKGGYEAWLQAGGGTEKDLPKAPGGGNLTIAPAPELICRQDTVKAQQADPTSLLIDSRSPGRYRGETEPRYPVAGHIPGAVNYYYEDILTDGALKDTAFLEAHFADLKNYDDIILSCGSGGTACVNSLGLDMVGIPHRIYNGSYSDWIKNPDNKVNTGDKP; translated from the coding sequence ATGAACTGGTTTATTACCGCAGAAGACTTGCGCAAGCTGGAGCCTGCACCACTCATCTTTGATTTGCGTTTCCGCCTGGCAGACCTGGCCTACCACGACCAAGTCTATGCCGAGGGACATATCCCCGGGGCCTTTCTGGTCGATTTTGAACGGGACCTGTCCGACCCGGAAGGGGATTTCGGCGGGGACCATCCCTTTTTACAGCCGGAAGCCTTTGCCAATCTTCTGGAAAAGTACGGCGCCCGGGATGACAGCTTGCTGGTGCTTTACGATGAACCTTCGCTGATGAGTGCTGCCCGGTTTATTTACCAGGCCAAATTCAGCGGCCTGGCTTGTCCCATCCGGATTTTGAAGGGCGGCTATGAGGCCTGGTTGCAAGCCGGTGGCGGGACTGAAAAGGACCTTCCGAAAGCGCCCGGCGGTGGGAATTTGACCATAGCCCCGGCGCCGGAACTCATCTGCCGCCAGGACACGGTGAAGGCACAACAGGCTGATCCGACCAGTCTTTTGATCGACAGCCGGTCACCGGGGCGCTACCGTGGCGAGACTGAGCCCCGCTATCCTGTAGCCGGACATATTCCCGGTGCGGTCAATTATTACTATGAAGATATTTTGACCGATGGGGCTTTAAAAGATACGGCCTTTTTAGAGGCCCATTTTGCGGATTTAAAAAACTACGACGATATCATTTTGTCCTGTGGTAGCGGCGGTACGGCCTGTGTTAACAGCCTGGGATTGGACATGGTCGGCATTCCGCACCGGATCTACAACGGCAGCTACAGCGATTGGATTAAAAATCCGGACAACAAGGTGAACACCGGCGATAAGCCCTGA
- a CDS encoding M20 metallopeptidase family protein: MRYYQEALSLKEDLIHWRRHIHKNPEVGLATEETARYIKGELEKMGYSPEPCGCNGIIASLGQGPKTLLLRADMDALEQTEESGLPFASQNLGKSHGCGHDLHSAMLLGAAKILKDHEEDLTQRVLLMFQPAEEIFAGAQSMIDDGLLDRYPVDYAFAVHNMPTLPVGTVALTEGPFMPSVDGFTITIHGQGCHGASAQEGVDPINIGVHLHLALQALLAREIDYQAAALLTIGSFQAGTIGNIIPDQALLSGTLRAMDSTVRRFLKERLETLSRTTAEGFRGTAEVHWDYAIPANVTDSARIGQLKEALTAINRAEEAAGEKAVLTLEEGGLLNASEDFALVADRVPSAFLRIGSRSENEEDCNILHNPRVILNEEALIVGAAVYSAVALN, encoded by the coding sequence ATGCGATATTACCAAGAAGCCTTGTCCCTAAAAGAAGATCTCATCCACTGGCGCCGCCACATTCACAAAAATCCTGAAGTCGGCCTGGCCACTGAAGAAACAGCCCGCTATATTAAGGGTGAACTGGAAAAAATGGGCTATTCGCCTGAACCCTGCGGCTGCAACGGCATCATCGCCAGCCTTGGCCAGGGACCAAAGACCCTCCTCCTGCGGGCCGATATGGACGCCCTAGAGCAAACGGAGGAAAGCGGCCTGCCCTTTGCCTCACAAAACCTGGGCAAAAGCCACGGCTGCGGCCATGACCTTCACAGCGCCATGCTTTTAGGCGCCGCTAAAATTTTAAAAGATCACGAAGAGGACCTGACCCAGCGCGTCCTTCTCATGTTTCAACCTGCAGAGGAAATTTTTGCCGGCGCCCAATCTATGATTGACGATGGGCTCCTGGACAGGTATCCGGTCGATTACGCCTTTGCCGTCCACAATATGCCCACCTTGCCGGTCGGCACCGTGGCCCTAACAGAGGGCCCCTTTATGCCTTCTGTTGACGGCTTTACCATTACCATCCACGGTCAAGGCTGTCACGGCGCCTCTGCCCAGGAAGGCGTTGACCCGATTAACATCGGCGTCCACTTACACCTGGCTTTACAAGCCCTCCTTGCCCGCGAAATTGATTACCAAGCTGCGGCCCTCTTGACCATCGGCAGCTTCCAAGCCGGCACCATCGGCAACATCATTCCCGACCAAGCCCTGCTGAGCGGCACCCTCCGCGCCATGGACTCGACGGTCCGCCGGTTCTTAAAAGAACGGTTGGAGACACTCAGCCGGACGACTGCAGAAGGCTTCCGCGGGACTGCAGAGGTGCACTGGGATTATGCCATCCCCGCCAACGTTACCGACAGCGCCCGCATTGGTCAACTCAAAGAGGCCTTAACAGCCATTAACCGAGCCGAAGAAGCGGCCGGTGAAAAGGCTGTATTAACCCTTGAAGAGGGTGGCCTCTTAAACGCCTCTGAAGACTTTGCCTTAGTGGCCGACCGGGTCCCTTCTGCCTTCCTGAGGATCGGCTCCCGCTCGGAAAATGAGGAGGACTGCAATATCCTGCACAACCCTAGGGTGATCTTAAACGAAGAGGCCCTTATCGTCGGCGCCGCCGTGTACAGTGCTGTCGCTTTAAATTAG
- the hemW gene encoding radical SAM family heme chaperone HemW gives MGTLYIHIPFCLSKCRYCDFLSAPAPENLQRRYAQALLKDIQWQWSAFPERIEAIFIGGGTPSLLARDIWQGLLQGILDLSGGSVKEWTVEANPGDLSEGLLQDWRAAGVNRLSLGVQSFDDETLRLLGRRHTAGQAAAAYAMARKAGFENINLDLMYGLPGMQLTDWQKTVQEALALAPDHLSLYGLIVEEGTPMASDISSGILPEPSEETARQAFLWQREALARVGYAAYEISNFAQPGYACRHNQNYWALGNWLGCGLGASGHLKGTFTRMSADMDAYLARLEAGQLPIDDRESWDRPTLMSETVILALRTTEGLSARAFAARYGERFEHRFAAAIDTALQQNLAVWDGDYFKATPEGLLLNNTLGLLFL, from the coding sequence ATGGGCACGCTTTACATTCACATACCCTTCTGCCTCAGCAAGTGTCGCTACTGTGATTTTTTAAGTGCGCCGGCCCCGGAAAATTTGCAGCGGCGGTATGCCCAGGCCTTGCTCAAGGATATTCAGTGGCAATGGTCAGCTTTCCCGGAAAGGATTGAGGCCATTTTTATCGGTGGGGGGACGCCGAGCCTGCTTGCACGCGACATTTGGCAAGGTTTGTTGCAAGGGATCCTTGATTTGTCTGGCGGTTCCGTCAAGGAATGGACGGTGGAAGCCAATCCGGGGGACCTGTCTGAGGGACTCTTGCAGGATTGGCGAGCCGCCGGGGTTAACCGTCTTTCCCTGGGGGTACAAAGTTTTGACGATGAGACCCTGCGCCTTTTAGGGCGACGGCATACGGCGGGGCAGGCAGCAGCGGCCTATGCCATGGCGCGCAAGGCCGGTTTTGAGAACATTAACCTAGACCTTATGTATGGGCTTCCGGGTATGCAGCTGACCGACTGGCAAAAAACGGTGCAAGAGGCCCTGGCCTTGGCACCGGACCACCTTTCTTTATACGGCTTGATTGTTGAAGAAGGGACCCCCATGGCCTCCGACATAAGCTCGGGCATCCTGCCGGAACCTTCTGAAGAAACGGCCCGGCAGGCCTTTTTATGGCAACGGGAGGCCTTGGCCCGCGTCGGATATGCTGCCTATGAAATTTCAAACTTTGCCCAACCGGGCTATGCCTGCCGGCATAATCAAAATTACTGGGCACTGGGCAACTGGCTGGGCTGTGGCCTCGGCGCCTCAGGCCATTTGAAGGGCACCTTTACCCGGATGAGCGCGGATATGGACGCCTACCTGGCCCGGCTTGAAGCCGGCCAGCTACCGATTGATGACCGGGAAAGCTGGGACCGCCCAACCCTGATGAGCGAAACAGTTATTTTGGCTTTGCGTACGACAGAAGGTCTGTCGGCAAGAGCTTTTGCAGCGCGCTATGGCGAACGTTTTGAACATCGGTTTGCCGCTGCCATTGATACGGCCCTCCAGCAAAATCTGGCGGTATGGGACGGCGATTACTTCAAAGCGACGCCGGAAGGGCTCTTGCTCAACAATACTTTGGGTCTCTTGTTTTTGTAA
- a CDS encoding aminopeptidase — MEHEYEIRSVWAHIDADEKSEMEAYAKRYMHFLDQAKTEREAAKTIVDLAKEAGYRSFEDILADGKTPQAGQGFYLNHKNKAVILFLPGTAPLTEGLDIVGSHIDAPRLDLKSHPLYEDGGLGLLKTHYYGGIKKYQWTCLPLALHGIAYREDGSEVQINIGDAADDPVFYITDLLPHLGKDQNAKTLAEGVNGEQLNAVCGLEPQLTADDVELKEPVKAKLLSLLHDRYGLVEKDLLLAELELVPAGQAREVGLDRALIAAHGHDDRSCAFAAVDGLLNLPKPPTRWAAALLVDKEEIGSVGNTSMGAIFFENALAELLHLNGEGELALRRTLSGSRVLSGDVTAALDPSFPDVMDKRNTAFIGKGVSINKYTGARGKSGSNDANAEFLQEIRRIFDDNHVLWQMGELGKVDQGGGGTIAYILANRGAEVVDCGVPMLSMHAPIELAAKADCYMTMRAYRAFLAQ; from the coding sequence ATGGAACACGAATACGAAATTCGCTCGGTCTGGGCCCACATCGATGCCGATGAAAAATCGGAGATGGAGGCCTACGCCAAGCGTTACATGCACTTTTTAGACCAGGCCAAAACCGAGCGGGAAGCGGCAAAGACCATCGTCGACTTGGCCAAAGAGGCCGGTTACCGGTCTTTTGAGGATATTTTGGCCGACGGCAAGACCCCGCAAGCGGGACAAGGCTTTTACTTGAACCACAAAAATAAAGCGGTAATTCTTTTTCTCCCAGGCACCGCCCCACTGACAGAGGGGCTGGATATTGTGGGCAGCCACATTGACGCCCCTCGCCTGGACTTAAAAAGCCACCCCCTCTATGAAGACGGCGGCCTGGGCTTGCTGAAAACCCATTATTACGGCGGCATCAAAAAATACCAGTGGACCTGCCTGCCACTGGCCCTCCACGGCATCGCCTACCGGGAGGACGGTAGCGAAGTACAGATCAACATCGGCGATGCCGCCGATGATCCGGTCTTTTACATCACCGACCTCCTGCCCCATTTGGGCAAGGACCAAAACGCCAAAACCCTGGCCGAAGGCGTCAACGGCGAACAATTGAACGCCGTCTGCGGCCTGGAACCACAGCTGACGGCGGATGACGTCGAGCTGAAAGAGCCGGTCAAAGCCAAGCTCCTCTCCCTCCTCCACGACCGCTACGGCTTGGTTGAAAAAGACCTCTTACTGGCCGAATTGGAACTGGTCCCGGCCGGTCAGGCCCGGGAAGTCGGTTTGGATCGCGCACTGATTGCGGCCCACGGCCACGATGACCGGTCTTGCGCCTTTGCAGCTGTAGACGGTCTATTAAACTTGCCAAAACCGCCAACCAGGTGGGCAGCGGCCTTATTGGTGGATAAGGAAGAAATCGGTTCTGTGGGCAATACCAGCATGGGCGCCATCTTTTTTGAAAATGCCCTGGCAGAGCTCTTACACCTGAATGGCGAAGGCGAACTGGCCCTGCGCCGCACCTTAAGCGGCAGCCGGGTGCTCTCCGGTGATGTGACCGCCGCCTTGGACCCGAGCTTCCCGGACGTCATGGACAAGCGCAATACGGCCTTCATCGGCAAGGGCGTTTCCATCAACAAATACACCGGCGCCCGCGGGAAAAGCGGCTCCAACGATGCCAATGCTGAATTTCTACAAGAAATTCGCCGTATTTTTGATGACAACCATGTGCTTTGGCAAATGGGCGAACTGGGCAAGGTGGACCAGGGGGGTGGCGGAACCATCGCCTACATTCTTGCCAACCGGGGAGCTGAAGTGGTGGATTGCGGCGTCCCCATGCTCTCCATGCACGCCCCCATTGAACTGGCCGCCAAAGCCGACTGCTACATGACCATGCGAGCTTATCGCGCTTTTTTGGCCCAATAA
- a CDS encoding histidinol-phosphatase HisJ family protein, with protein sequence MITVKGRDAMLVETHCHSSNFSPDARQSLADLLAATRARGFNAVVLTEHYDKNYFSDGSAGQLTPLGSPPEPGEWIFDLAQYRARVQAAQASFPELLQGIEIGYRPALAADLTDFLQPFAFDQIIGSVHAMMGKDLGMAKGHPLYDLPKQEAYEKVLEAHLEMVSSPFRFQVMGHVDYLTRYAPYEDTALTYAPYADHFDALFKALIEREVALEINLRTRYKQFDRTGHDPGLMDPTILRRYRDLGGELITLAGDAHSPEDFGRFFPEARAELKTLGFQYGYYFQQGRPMRYAL encoded by the coding sequence ATGATTACAGTGAAAGGGCGTGATGCAATGCTGGTAGAAACCCACTGCCATTCGTCAAACTTTTCACCGGATGCGCGGCAATCCTTGGCAGACTTATTGGCAGCCACACGGGCACGCGGGTTCAACGCGGTGGTATTGACGGAACATTACGATAAAAATTATTTCTCAGACGGGTCTGCTGGTCAGTTGACCCCCTTGGGCAGTCCGCCGGAGCCGGGCGAATGGATTTTTGATTTGGCCCAGTACCGGGCAAGGGTGCAAGCGGCCCAGGCCTCTTTCCCGGAACTTTTACAGGGGATTGAAATCGGCTACCGGCCGGCCCTGGCTGCTGATTTGACAGACTTTCTCCAACCCTTTGCCTTTGACCAGATTATCGGGTCTGTTCACGCGATGATGGGCAAGGACTTGGGCATGGCCAAGGGGCACCCCTTGTATGATTTGCCCAAACAGGAGGCTTATGAAAAAGTCCTTGAAGCCCACCTGGAAATGGTCAGCTCGCCATTTCGCTTTCAAGTGATGGGCCACGTGGACTACCTGACCCGCTATGCCCCATACGAAGATACAGCCTTGACCTATGCCCCTTATGCAGATCATTTTGATGCCTTGTTTAAGGCCCTCATCGAGCGGGAAGTGGCGCTGGAGATTAATTTGCGTACCCGGTATAAGCAATTCGACCGGACAGGCCATGATCCGGGGCTGATGGATCCGACCATTTTGCGCCGCTATCGGGATTTGGGCGGTGAATTGATTACCCTGGCCGGGGATGCCCACAGCCCGGAGGACTTCGGTCGCTTTTTCCCGGAAGCGCGGGCGGAATTAAAAACCCTGGGCTTTCAATACGGTTATTATTTTCAGCAAGGCCGGCCAATGCGCTATGCCTTGTAG
- the msrA gene encoding peptide-methionine (S)-S-oxide reductase MsrA, with amino-acid sequence MPKPQETIYLAGGCFWGTEHYFQLMPGVSATEVGYAQSQVDQPTYEAVCSGRTGAVETVKVSYDPADLSLEQVLTGFFRIIDPTTENRQGADIGSQYRSGIYSRDQGLLDRAKAFVKAQQIRYERPLVVEVDPLKNFYPAEAYHQDYLTKNPHGYCHIPLERYRELENGAPEVIDRALDPRRYRKPSGTYLRNHLSPLAYRITQDNATEGPFSHPLYQGAEEPGIYVDVTTGEPLFSSLDQYDAGCGWPSFTKPIDPEVLTTHEDVSLGMVRTEVRSRVGDAHLGHVFPDGPREAGGLRYCINGYATRFIPATDLEKEGYGDLAALFPSTDSTLN; translated from the coding sequence ATGCCCAAACCACAGGAAACCATTTATCTGGCCGGCGGTTGCTTCTGGGGCACCGAGCATTACTTTCAATTGATGCCCGGAGTCAGCGCAACGGAAGTCGGCTATGCGCAAAGTCAGGTTGACCAGCCGACTTATGAAGCGGTCTGCAGTGGACGAACCGGCGCCGTTGAAACGGTAAAGGTCAGTTATGACCCGGCAGACCTGTCCCTGGAACAAGTTCTAACTGGTTTTTTCCGCATCATTGACCCCACCACCGAAAATCGCCAGGGGGCCGACATTGGCAGCCAGTACCGCAGCGGGATTTACAGCAGGGACCAAGGCCTGCTGGACCGCGCCAAGGCCTTTGTCAAGGCCCAGCAAATCCGCTACGAGCGGCCACTGGTGGTGGAAGTTGATCCTTTGAAAAATTTTTACCCGGCGGAAGCCTATCACCAGGATTATTTGACCAAAAATCCTCATGGCTATTGCCATATTCCGCTTGAACGCTACCGGGAGTTGGAAAATGGCGCTCCGGAGGTCATCGACCGCGCCTTGGACCCGCGCCGCTATCGCAAGCCGAGCGGCACTTATTTGCGCAACCACCTTTCCCCGCTGGCCTACCGCATCACGCAGGATAATGCCACTGAAGGCCCCTTCAGCCATCCGCTCTACCAGGGGGCAGAAGAACCGGGGATTTACGTAGACGTCACCACCGGCGAGCCCTTGTTCAGCAGCCTGGACCAGTACGATGCCGGCTGTGGCTGGCCCAGCTTCACCAAACCGATTGACCCGGAAGTCCTGACCACCCATGAAGATGTTTCCTTGGGCATGGTCCGGACTGAAGTGCGCAGCCGCGTCGGCGATGCCCACTTGGGCCATGTATTCCCTGACGGTCCACGTGAGGCCGGCGGCCTGCGTTACTGCATCAACGGCTACGCCACCCGCTTTATTCCGGCCACTGACCTGGAAAAAGAAGGCTACGGCGATTTAGCCGCCTTATTTCCCAGCACCGATTCGACCTTAAATTAA